The following are encoded together in the Gopherus evgoodei ecotype Sinaloan lineage chromosome 17, rGopEvg1_v1.p, whole genome shotgun sequence genome:
- the LOC115636335 gene encoding protein ABHD15-like: MLPWAGVLGFLLLLILLRVWVWVPSSSGAQLVCKPSALAAFLESQCQALKGLCEASWPWRALPSLQTLASLMGPLDSRVHFVRTYLQLSDEGLVALDWAVGPAQQERRQTSSTCSALVLLLVPNSFGKVTRNISKLCHVALLHGYRPVVFNRRGQNGCPLSTTTLQPYGDPADLREAIQYICYRCPGALLFAVGESTGAGLLFSYLGECGSSSHLTAAGCISPIFHPRGWFEAGCPWLWQQLLLMSQKVWLSRFATVLGEVLPLDRFFEGQSLRELEEVLFCQSQTWDLYWERNDSLRDVDEVAVPVLCICSQDDPVCGAPRDTLPFELFETNPYFFLVLTQGGGHCGFFKDSLCGAFWSHEVLLQFFHTIVDFLLTEDKLRGQAKKRGARPVLKVTQGRSGCRQESCCPHNSPDIYRWQRSYTR, encoded by the exons ATGCTGCCATGGGCGGGGGTGCTGGGCTTCCTCCTGCTGCTCATCCTCCTGCGTGTCTGGGTTTGGGTCCCAAGCAGCTCTGGGGCCCAGCTGGTCTGCAAGCCCTCTGCGCTGGCTGCCTTCCTGGAGAGCCAGTGTCAGGCCTTGAAAGGCCTATGCGAAGCCAGCTGGCCATGGagggctctcccctccctgcagacACTGGCCAGTCTGATGGGGCCCCTGGATAGCAGGGTGCATTTCGTAAGGACCTACCTGCAGCTGAGTGATGAGGGGCTGGTGGCTCTGGACTGGGCAGTGGGGCCAGCacagcaggagaggaggcagaCATCCAGCACCTGCAGCGCACTCGTCCTGCTGCTTGTCCCCAACTCCTTCGGGAAGGTCACCCGCAACATCAGCAAG CTGTGTCACGTGGCGCTCCTTCATGGCTACCGTCCTGTTGTCTTTAACCGCCGTGGTCAGAATGGCTGCCCCCTAAGCACCACCACACTGCAGCCATATGGCGATCCTGCTGACCTGCGAGAAGCCATCCAGTACATCTGTTACCGGTGCCCAGGGGCCCTGCtctttgcagtgggggagagcactggggcagggctccTGTTCTCCTACCTGGGAGAATGTGGTTCCTCTAGCCATCTGACAGCTGCTGGCTGCATCTCCCCCATCTTTCACCCTCGGGGCTGGTTTGAAGCTGGGTGTCCCTGGCTATGGCAGCAACTCTTGCTCATGTCCCAGAAGGTGTGGCTCAGCCG GTTTGCCACGGTGCTAGGGGAGGTTCTGCCCCTGGATCGTTTCTTTGAGGGCCAGTCACTGAGGGAGCTGGAGGAGGTCTTGTTCTGCCAGTCCCAGACCTGGGACTTGTACTGGGAGAGGAACGACTCCCTACGGGATGTGGATGAGGTGGCAGTACCAGTGCTGTGCATCTGCAGCCAGGACGACCCTGTGTGTGGGGCCCCCAGGGACACTCTGCCCTTTGAGCTGTTTGAGACAAACCCCTACTTCTTCCTAGTGCTCACTCAGGGAGGCGGACACTGTGGCTTCTTCAAGGATAGCCTGTGTGGTGCCTTCTGGAGCCATGAGGTGCTGCTGCAGTTCTTCCACACCATTGTGGATTTCCTCCTCACAGAGGATAAACTGAGGGGCCAGGCCAAGAAGAGAGGGGCCAGGCCGGTGCTGAAGGTCACCCAGGGCAGaagtggctgcaggcaggagtcCTGCTGCCCCCACAATAGCCCTGACATTTACCGCTGGCAGCGCTCCTACACCCGCTGA